The nucleotide sequence ACCATAAATGTACCCAAGAATACACATAACTCTGAATCTGAGGAACCTACTACAACTATACCTGAGGATATACACCAAACTGAAACTGGTGGAACTACTCCAACTGTACCTGAGATTACACACCACACTGCATCTGAGGTACCTACTAAAACGGTATCTGAGAATACTTACCACAGTGAAACTGAGAGGTCTACTCCAATTGTACCTAGAAATACACACCACTCTGAGTCTGAAGTACCTACTCCAACTGTACTTGGGAAAACATTCCACACTGCAACTGGGGGAACTACTCTAACTGTGTCTGAGGATAAACACCACTCTGAATCTAATAAACCCTTTCCTACAGAGAATACACACCACACTGAAACTGGTGGAACTACTTCAACTGAATCAGAGAATACACACCACATTGAAACAGGGGGAACTATTCCAACTGTATCAGAGAATACACACCATTTTGAATCTGAGAGGCCTACTCCAATTGTATCTGAGAATACACACAACACTGAAATTGGTGAAACGACTGCAACTATGCCAGAGAATACACACAACTCTGAATCTAAGGGACCTACTCCAACTGTacccaaaaatacacaccaaagtaAAATTGGGGAATCTACTCTAACTGCATCTGACAATACACACCACACTGAAACCAAAGGGTCTACTCCAAATGTACCAGAGACAACATACCAAACTGAAATTGGGAAAACCACTCCAACTGTTTCTGAAAACATACACACCACCAATACTAGGGGAACAACATCTACCATAAATGGGAAAACATTCTACACTACAAATGAGAGTTCTACTCCCACTACAAATAACAAAACATTACCCACGGCAAAGGAGAGATCTACTCTTACTATAAGTGAGAATATATTTAACACTACAACTGAAAGCCCTATGCCTACAATAAATCATAATACCTTTCACGCCCCAACTAAGGAAATCCCAAGTACAATAGGTGAGAATGGATTACACACCACAACTAAAAGATCTACTCCTAACATAAATGAGAGTACATTACACACTGTCATTGAGAAAGTTACTGCAACTATTAGTGAGAAAACATttcacactacaaatgaaatatCTACTCCTACCATGAGTGAGAAAACATTCCACACCACAACTGTGATATCCATTCCTACCATAAGTGAGCATACATTCCACAACACAAGTGAGGGATCCATTCATACCATAAGTGAAAACATATTCTACTCTACAACTAAGAAATCTTCTCCAACCACAACTAAAAATGTATCGAACGCTACTACTCAGATTTCTAGTTCTACTATGAGTGAGAATACATTCCATACCTCAACTGAGAGATTTATTCCTACAATAAGTGAGAACACATTCCACACTACAACTGAGAGCTCTACTTCTACCCTATATGAAAATACATTCAACACTGCAACTGAGAGATCTACTCCTACTATAAGTGAAAGTATATCCCATTCTACTATTCAGAGATCTACTCCTACCATAAGTGACAATATATTCCATTCTACAACTGAGAGATCTACTCCTACCACAAGTGAGAATGCATTTCATTCTACAACGGAGAGATCTACTCCTACCACAAGTGAAAATATATTGAACTCTACTATTCAGAGGTCTAGTTCTACCGTAAGTGAGAATACATTCCAGACCACAACTGAGAGATCCATTCCCACCATACGTGAGAATACATTTCACACTACAACTAAGAGATCTACACCTGCCATAAGTGAGAAAACATTCTTCACTACAACTGAGAGATCTACTCCTACCGTAAGTGAGACTATATTCCACACCAAAACTGAGAGATCTACACCTACCATAAGTGAGCATACATTCTACACTACAACTGAGATATATACTCCTACCATAACTAAGAATACATTCCACCCTACAACTGAGATATCTACTCACACAATAAGTGAGCATATATTCCACACCATAACTGAGAGATCTACACCTACAATAAGTGAGAATACATTCCACACCACAACTCAGAGATCTACACCTACCATAAGTGAGAATACATTCCACACCACAACTCAGAGATCTACACCTACAATAAGTGAGAATACATTCCACACTAAATCCGAGAGATCTACACCTTCCATGAGTGAGAATACATTTCACACTACAACTGAGAGATCTACACCTACCATAAGTGAGAATACATTCCACACCACAACTGAGAGATCTACACCTACGCTAAGTGAGAATACATTTCACACTAAATCTGAGAGATCTACACCTACCATAAGTGAAAATACATTCCacaccacaactgagatatccacacCTACCATAAGTGAGAATACATTCCACACTACAACTGAGAGATCTACTCCTACCATTAGTGAGAATACATTCCacaccacaactgagatatccacacCTACGCTAAGTAAGAATACATTCCACACTAAAACTGAGAGATCTATGCCTACCATACGTGAGAATACATTCCACACTACAACTGAGAGATCTACTCCTACCATTAGTGAGAATACATTCCACACCACTACTGAGAGATCTACACCTACCATAAGTGAGAATACATTCCACACTAAAACTGAGAGATCTACACCTACCATAAGTGAGAATACATTCCACACTACAACTGAGAGATCTATGCCTAACATAAGTGAGCATACGTCCCACACCACGACTGAAATATCTACTACTACCATAAGTAAGAATACATTCCacaccacaactgagatatccacacCTACCATAAGTGAGAATACATTCCACATTACAACTGAGAGATCTACACCTACGCTAAGTGAGAATACATTCCACACTAAAACTGAGAGATCTACACCTACCATAAGTGAGAATACATTCCACACTacaactgagatatccacacCTAACATAAATGAGAATACATTCCGCACTACAACTGAGAGATCTACACCTACCATAAGTGAGAATACATTCCACATTACGACTGAGAGATCTACTCCAACCATAAGTGAGAATACATTCCACACCACAACTGAAAGATCTACGCCTACCATTAGTGAGAATACATTCCACACCACAACTGAGAGATCTACACCTACGCTAAGTGAGAATACATTCCACACTAAAACTGAGAGATCTACACCTACCATAAGTGAGAATACATTCCACACCACAACTGAAAGATCTACACCTACCATAAGTGAGAATACATTCCacaccacaactgagatatccacacCTACCATACGTGAGAATACATTCCACATTACAACTGAGAGATCTACACCTACCATAAGTGAGAATACATTCCACATTACAACTGAGAGATCTACTCCTACCATAAGGGAGAATTCATTCCACACCACAACTGAAAGATCTACTCCTATCATAAGTGAGAATACATTCCACACCACAACTCAGATATCCACACCTACGCTAAGTGAGAATACATTCCACACTTCATCTGAGAGATCTATGCCTACCATAAGTGAGAATACATTCCACACCACAACTGAGAGATCTATGCCTACGATAAGTGAAAATACATTCCACACCACAACTGAGAGCTCTATGCCTACCATAAGTGAGAATACATTCCACACTACAACTGAAAGATCTACTCCTACCATAAGTGAGAATACATTCCACACTACAACTGAGAGATCTACACCTACCATAAATGAGAATACATTCCACATTACAACTGAGAGATCTATGCCTACCATAAGTGAGAATACATTCCACACCACAACTGAGAGCTCTATGCCTACCATAAGTGAGCATACGTTCCACACTACAACTGAAAGATCTACACCTACCATAAATGAGAATACATTCCacaccacaactgagatatccacacCTACCATAAGTGAGAATACATTCCACATTACAACGGAGAGATCTACACCTACGCTAAGTGAGAATACATTCCACACAAAAACTGAGAGATCTACACCTACCATAAGTGAGAATACATTCCacaccacaactgagatatccacacCTAACATAAGTGAGAATACATTCCACATTACGACTGAGAGATCTACTCCTACCATAAGTGAGAATACATTCCACACCACAACTGAAATATCTATGCCTACCATTAGTGAGAATACATTCCACACCACAACTGAGAGATCTACACCTACGCTAAGTGAGAATACATTCCACACTAAAAATGAGAGATCTACACCTACCATAAGTGAGAATACATTCCACACCACCAGTGAGAGATCTACGCTTATGATAAGTGAGAATACATTCCACACCACAACTGAGAGATCTATTCCTACCATAAGTGAGAATACATTCCACACTACGACTGAAAGATCTACTCCTACCATAAGTGAGAATACATTCCacaccacaactgagatatccacacCTACCATAAGTGAGAATACATTCCACACCACAACTGAGAGATCTACACCTACGCTAAGTGAGAATACATTCCACACTAAAACTGAGAGATCTACACCTACCATAAGTGAGAATACATTCCACACTACAACTGAGAGATCTATGCCTAACATAAGTGAGCATACGTCCCACACCACGACTGAACGATCTACTACTACCATAAGTAAGAATACATTCCacaccacaactgagatatccacacCTACCATAAGTGAGAATACATTCCACATTACAACGAAGAGATCTACACCTACGCTAAGTGAGAATACATTCCacaccacaactgagatatccacacCTACCATAAGTAAGAATACATTCCACACTACAACTGAGAGATCTATGCCTAACATAAGTGAGCATACGTCCCACACCACGACTGAAAGATCTACTACTAAAATAAGTAAGAATACATTCCacaccacaactgagatatccacacCTACCATTAGTGAGAATACATTCCACACCACAACTGAGAGATCTACACCTACGCTAAGTGAGAATACATTCCACACTAAAAATGAGAGATCTACACCTACCATAAGTGAGAATACATTCCACACCACCAGTGAGAAATCTACGCTTACGATAAGTGAGAATACATTCCACACCACAACTGAGAGATCTATGCCTACCATAAGTGAGAATACATTCCACACCACAACTGAGAGATCTATGCCTACCATAAGTGAGAATACATTCCACACTACGACTGAAAGATCTACTCCTACCATAAGTGAGAATACATTCCACACCACAACTGAGAGATCTATGCCTACCATAAGTGAGAATACATTCCACACTACGACTGAAAGATCTACTCCTACCATAAGTGAGAATACATTCCacaccacaactgagatatccacacCCACCATAAGTGAGAATACATTCCACACCACAACTGAGAGATCTATGCCTACGATAAGTGAAAATACATTCCACACCACAACTGAGAGCTCTATGCCTACCATAAGTGAGCATACATTCCACACTACAACTGAAAGATCTACTCCTACCATAAGTGAGAATACATTCCACACCACAACTGAGAGATCTATTCCTACCATAAGTGAGAATACATTCCACACTACAACTGAAAGATCTACTCCTACCATAAGTGAGAATACATTCCacaccacaactgagatatccacacCTACCATAAGTGAGAATACATTCCACACCACAACTGAAAGATCTACACCTACGCTAAGTGAGAATACATTCCACACTAAAACTGAGAGATCTACACCTACCATAAGTGAGAATACATTCCACACTACAACTGAGAGATCTATGCCTAACATAAGTGAGAATACATTCCACACCACAACTGAAAGATCTACACCTACATTAAGTGAGAATACATTCCACACCACAACTGAGAGATCTACACCCACTATACGTGAGAATACATTCCACACCACAACTGAGAGATCTACGCCTACGATAAGTGAGAAAACATTCCACACCACAACTGAAAGATCTACTCCTACCATTAGTGAGAATACATTCCACGCTACATCTGAGAGATATACACCCAATATAAGTCAGAATACATTCCACACCACAACTGAGAGCTCTATGCCTACCATAAGTGAGCATACGTTCCGTACTACAACAGAAAAATCTACTCCTACCATAAGTGAGAGTACATTCCACACTACAACTGAGAGATCTACGCCTACGATAAGTGAGAATACATTTCACACTACATCTGAAAGATCTACTCCTACTATAAGTGAGAATTCATTGCACTCCACAACTGAGAGAACTACTCCTACCATAAGTAagaatacattccacattaagaCTGAGAGATCTATGCCTACCATAAGTGAGAATACATTCCACACCACAAGTGAGAGATCTACGTCTACGATAAGTGAAAATACATTCCACACCACCACTGAGAAATCGAATCCTATCATAAGTGAGGATACATTCCACACAACGACAGAGAGGTTTTCACCTACCATAAGTAAAATGACAGCCCACCCTACAACTGAAAAATCCAAGGCTACTACAAGGATGATTACCACTGAGAGCAGTGGTACCACAAATCAAGAAACATTCTATTCTGCAACTGTGGAAAGTGGAACCATACACACACTCCACACCCTACCAGGAATTTCATCTTCAGCTTTAATTCCTGGATCTTCCCATATAACAACTGAAAGCCAGAGTACTAAGATATCGAAGACAACAGAGTCCACAACCCAGACACATACCAGTAATGGACTCCAGACAACAGAAAGTAAGTATGACTATCTGTACACTTTTGTAGCGCTACCACCATAGAAGCTGTTTAGTAGATGCCAGGATCCCTTTCCCAGTAATTTCCTCACAGCCAGGCATACAGTACATTTCCAATCACTCTTCAGATTCAATAAactgtcttaagcctcatacacacggtcggacttcaaacaaacttttccgtggatttttgtttgaagggcgtggccgtgaacttggtatggaCTTTTTCAACGAACTTTCGCGAAATcaagtggtttttcagctcttttctgctctttaccgccaccctttggtcaacttctgccattgttggtttattttaacattggttctaagcatacgtgtttgtactttggacgatggatttctgtacacacgataggactttgcaccgtaggacttttgttgccgaaaagtttgtccgtttgcagagcaaacttttgttagatgaaaaccgaaaaaaagtttgtccgatggagcgtacacacggtcagatttttttgaaaacctgctcattttgaagtttgaccgtgtgtatgggccttaaagcctcatacacacggtcggaattcaaacaaacttttccatggatttttgtcccaagggagttggccgggcacacccatagcatacacacagcaggacttttctgcaaactttcctaaaactttcccaacatcacgtgttttttctgctcttttctgctctttaccgccaccccttggtcaacttctgctattgttggttgattttaacattggttctgggcatgcgtatttgcacttcggacaaaagtctgatggatttctgtacacacgataggactttgcaccgtaggacttttgttgccgtaaaagccccatacacacggtcagacttttggccaaccaacttcaaaattcgcatttgtccgaccgtgtgtacgttccatcggaccaactttttgggCTTtcgtcggacaaaaagttgggtctgcaaacggaccaactttacgtcaacaaaagtacaaatgcgcatgctcagaagtaaagaGCAGCCGGAAGccttctgtctagtaaaactagcgttcgtatttgaaaaagcacattcgtgacgcggcaagtttcgaaatcacgaaagcactcacacgaaacgtcaactaactataGAGTAGCTGAAGGAACGCAACGGGTGAcgtcggagaattgaacttcctcttttaaatgcttggcagtacgttgaaacgtcactacgttcgtgttggttgccgaaaaagtctgagcgtgtgtatgctatgggtgtgatcggacaaatcaattaggacaaaaatccaagggaaattttgttggatgtccgaccgtgtgtacgagcctaaAGTTTgtgcgtttgcagagcgaacttttgtcagatgaaaaccaaaaaagtttgtccgatggagcgtacttttgaaaacctgctcattttgaagtttgttgcctAAAAGttctaccgtgtgtatggggtgTAAAGCACTTTGATGCTTTAATGagaacttaagcctcatacacacagtcggacttccaactgacttttccgtggattttgctccgaagggcgttgtccgttaacttggtatgcatacacacggtaggactttttcagccaacaaacacgaacgtattgacgtaatagacgtactacgtgttttttatgctctttaccgccaccctttaggcaacttctgctattgttgtctgatctttagcattggttctgagaatgtgtgtttggactttagtccgatggacttgtgtacacacgatcggattatcctccattggacatttgttgttgaaaagtttgagagcattcacagtcaacatttgtccaatgaaaaacagaaaacaattgtccgacggagcatacacacggtcggattgtctaataaaacacgtccgtctgaccgttgttgtcaaaaagtcagatcgtgtgtatgggccttcagAAACAATATGAGGACACTAAACTTTTTCCTCTAGAACTGTGAGCCAAGTACTCGCATCAAGTACTCGCAcaagtaaatgatggactgagctttGAAGTTGCAACTTGAGGAGTTTAATCTtcctcttaaacagaaaggggtgtggtcttgacaggaaggggtgggtcatatttaaattagggggtgcacaagtttagtcaggcctagggcagcacaaaacctaattaCACTACTCACTGCCAGTGTAAATACACTACTCACTGCCACTACTcacggccgcgtacacacgaccgtttttcgtttctaaaaaacaacgtttttaagggtctagaaaaaacgatttttttttcaacccgatcattaaaacggccttgcctacacacgatcgtgaaaaaaacatgctctagcaaagcgcggtgacgtacaacacgtacaacggcactaaaaaaggggaagttccattcggatggtgccaccctttgggctgctttagctgatttcgtgttagtaaaagacaattcgcgcttttctgtctgttacagcgtgatgaatgtgcttactccattacgaacggtatttttaccagaacgagcgctcgcgtctcataacttgcttctgagcatgtgcggatttttcacgtcgttaaagcccacacacgaccattttttacaaccttgaaaacgacaacgttaaaaacgttgtgaaaaaatagatattgttcgaaaaaaaatttgcccgtttttcagaacccgaaaaatgctctggagcccacacacgatcatttttaatgacataaaaaaaacgtcattttttagaacccgaaaaaaggccgtgtgtacgcggaataaggTTCTttcttccaactgaccaccagCATAGGCAGTGTTCTTCTCCTTGACAACCAACGTAAGGTGGTTTCTTCCCATTGACCGCCAATGTAGGTTTCTTTCTTCCCACTGACGATCAAGGAAAGTAACATTCTTCTCCACTGACCATTATTGTATGGGTATTTCTTacaaatgaccaccaatgtaaaagacATTCTTCTCCTTTATCATAAATATAAGGATTATTCTTCCCAATGTCACCAATGCAGGGGACATTCTTCTCCTTCACCAAAATATAAGGTCATTCTTCtccttgaccaccaatgtaagaggacatTCTTCACcttgaccagcaatgtaaggaacattcttttccttgaccaccaatgtaaggaggcattCTTCGccttaaccaccaatgtaaggaacattcttctccttgaacaccaatgtaaggaacattcttctccttgaccatcaatgtaaggaacattcttttccttgaccaccaatgtaaggaacattttttctccttgaccaccaatgtaaggaacattcttctccttgaccaccaatgtaaggaacattcttctccttgaccaccaatgtaaggaacattattttccttgaccaccaatgtaaggaacattcttctccttgaccaccaatgtaaggaacattcttctccttgaccaccaatgtaaggaacattattttccttgaccaccaatgtaaggaacattcttctccttaaccaccaatgtaaggtcaTTCTTCTCcttgaccagcaatgtaaggtcATTCTTCTCcttgaccagcaatgtaagggggcattcttctccttgaccaccaatgtaaggaggcattCTTCtccttgaccaccaatgtaaggaggcattCTTCtccttgaccaccaatgtaaggaacattcttctccttgaccaccaatgtaaggaacattcttttccttgaccaccaatgtaaggaggcattCTTCtccttgaccaccaatgtaaggtcaTTCTTCTCCTTGACCAGCAATGTAGGTCATTCTTCTccttaaccaccaatgtaaggtcaTTCTTCTCCTTGACCAGCAATGTAGGTCATTCTTCTCCTtaaccagcaatgtaaggggcatttttcttCTTGAACACCAATATAGGAGGCATCTTTCTCCTTGACCACCAATTCATTAATGTAAAAGGTTTGGATTGGGGGAGGATTTTGTAAAATGGATAAAACTTTTGTATGCAGCCCCAACAGCAAGGATTAGGATAAATGATGAGATGTCGGAGGCCTTTCCTTTGTTCCggggtactaggcaggggtgccctttgtcgcccctgcttTTTGCCCTAGCATTGGAACCCTTGGCCTCTAGGATACGTGCTTCCCCTGACATAGTGGGATTTCGGCGCAGGCATGGAGAGAACAGACTGTCCCTGTATGCGGATGATGCACTGCTGTATCTGGGGGATACAGAGGGGTCCCTGCTTGCCGTGATGCAACTCATCGAGCGTTTTGGGGAGTTGTCTGGTTTTGCTAATAACTGGCATAAATCGGTGCTCCTCCCGCTCGATGATCCACCTTCGGGGTTGCCGGAGGGAGTGTCCCGGATACAGCTGGTAGAATCCTTCAAATACTTAGGAATTGTAGTGACTAAAGACCCGACAGATTATGTGTCCCTTTAAAACGAAATGCTCCGCCTGGGGTAAGTTACCTCTGACAGTTACGGGACGAGTAAACTTGATCAAGATGATCTGGCCCCCACAACTGTTGTATATTTTGCATAACGCCCCGGTATGGATCCCGAAGTGCTGGTTTCAGCGTATAGACTCCCAATTCAGGTCCCTTATTTGGAACAACCGAGTGGCTAGGATAAAACTtaccactctgcaataccctaaggatcaggggggaatggcagttccCCATGCTCAGACGTATTTCTATGCAGTCCAATTACAGCATTTTGCAGGGTGGAACCAGTCAGCGGTGGCAGACCCCTCTAAGGCCTTGCTCATTGACCCAACCACCTCGTACTCTGCACTATCTCACATGGAGTTGGGTTTCCCTGGTGCCCCTGAGACATGCCCTACGGTCtgtcttttcaaaaaattgtggagTAATGTTAGGAGGAGAATGGGGATCACGGGCTTCCTGACTAG is from Rana temporaria chromosome 9, aRanTem1.1, whole genome shotgun sequence and encodes:
- the LOC120914341 gene encoding mucin-5AC-like → MSENTFHTSTERFIPTISENTFHTTTESSTSTLYENTFNTATERSTPTISESISHSTIQRSTPTISDNIFHSTTERSTPTTSENAFHSTTERSTPTTSENILNSTIQRSSSTVSENTFQTTTERSIPTIRENTFHTTTKRSTPAISEKTFFTTTERSTPTVSETIFHTKTERSTPTISEHTFYTTTEIYTPTITKNTFHPTTEISTHTISEHIFHTITERSTPTISENTFHTTTQRSTPTISENTFHTTTQRSTPTISENTFHTKSERSTPSMSENTFHTTTERSTPTISENTFHTTTERSTPTLSENTFHTKSERSTPTISENTFHTTTEISTPTISENTFHTTTERSTPTISENTFHTTTEISTPTLSKNTFHTKTERSMPTIRENTFHTTTERSTPTISENTFHTTTERSTPTISENTFHTKTERSTPTISENTFHTTTERSMPNISEHTSHTTTEISTTTISKNTFHTTTEISTPTISENTFHITTERSTPTLSENTFHTKTERSTPTISENTFHTTTEISTPNINENTFRTTTERSTPTISENTFHITTERSTPTISENTFHTTTERSTPTISENTFHTTTERSTPTLSENTFHTKTERSTPTISENTFHTTTERSTPTISENTFHTTTEISTPTIRENTFHITTERSTPTISENTFHITTERSTPTIRENSFHTTTERSTPIISENTFHTTTQISTPTLSENTFHTSSERSMPTISENTFHTTTERSMPTISENTFHTTTESSMPTISENTFHTTTERSTPTISENTFHTTTERSTPTINENTFHITTERSMPTISENTFHTTTESSMPTISEHTFHTTTERSTPTINENTFHTTTEISTPTISENTFHITTERSTPTLSENTFHTKTERSTPTISENTFHTTTEISTPNISENTFHITTERSTPTISENTFHTTTEISMPTISENTFHTTTERSTPTLSENTFHTKNERSTPTISENTFHTTSERSTLMISENTFHTTTERSIPTISENTFHTTTERSTPTISENTFHTTTEISTPTISENTFHTTTERSTPTLSENTFHTKTERSTPTISENTFHTTTERSMPNISEHTSHTTTERSTTTISKNTFHTTTEISTPTISENTFHITTKRSTPTLSENTFHTTTEISTPTISKNTFHTTTERSMPNISEHTSHTTTERSTTKISKNTFHTTTEISTPTISENTFHTTTERSTPTLSENTFHTKNERSTPTISENTFHTTSEKSTLTISENTFHTTTERSMPTISENTFHTTTERSMPTISENTFHTTTERSTPTISENTFHTTTERSMPTISENTFHTTTERSTPTISENTFHTTTEISTPTISENTFHTTTERSMPTISENTFHTTTESSMPTISEHTFHTTTERSTPTISENTFHTTTERSIPTISENTFHTTTERSTPTISENTFHTTTEISTPTISENTFHTTTERSTPTLSENTFHTKTERSTPTISENTFHTTTERSMPNISENTFHTTTERSTPTLSENTFHTTTERSTPTIRENTFHTTTERSTPTISEKTFHTTTERSTPTISENTFHATSERYTPNISQNTFHTTTESSMPTISEHTFRTTTEKSTPTISESTFHTTTERSTPTISENTFHTTSERSTPTISENSLHSTTERTTPTISKNTFHIKTERSMPTISENTFHTTSERSTSTISENTFHTTTEKSNPIISEDTFHTTTERFSPTISKMTAHPTTEKSKATTRMITTESSGTTNQETFYSATVESGTIHTLHTLPGISSSALIPGSSHITTESQSTKISKTTESTTQTHTSNGLQTTETCLNEGHLNGTSCACPAKFYGSRCQYASPTVNIVEVKVITIFQLKITNRIFNKDLSNTSSVQYHMLANRLTIEMQLIYTDIQEFYISNIVFTNGSVNASFEVHFTLNNAPKDQLNKDFNDTVSGMVDRLQAANQSQHYCQQQDLLCFRKSSISAVQTINYTDICVPNVPEGYSQFYSPSFTDSVLTCTSACSLGAKNQLNCHYGECRLTQSGPVCVCPDTSYFWYSGNDCQSRISRPGVIAGVTSVLAACLILIVILVVILTFRRVRKLEISSREKKECGIHSSVGLQTGLYIPKYDV